One Eubacteriales bacterium mix99 genomic window carries:
- the pfkA gene encoding 6-phosphofructokinase, with the protein MKKIGVLTSGGDAPGMNAAIRAVVRTAVYKDMEVYGIRRGFDGLVNAEIDRMDVKSVGEILHRGGTILNTARSEAFKTEEGLKKAANVLEIFGIQGLVVIGGDGSFHGAMDLSERGISVIGIPGTIDNDISCTDFTIGFDTAVNTVLDAISKIRDTVSSHERTNIVEVMGRHVGDIAIYTGIAGGAEGILIPEKPMDIDQLCRRIIEGRHRGKNSSIIILAEGVGKAFEMEKVIEEKTGMETRATVLGYIQRGGSPSAADIILASRMGHYAVELLEKDVGNRVISTRGNQIVDDDIKDALAMTRPFNKELYDLAQILSI; encoded by the coding sequence ATGAAAAAAATCGGAGTTTTAACCAGCGGCGGCGATGCACCCGGCATGAATGCAGCGATCCGGGCGGTGGTAAGGACAGCTGTCTACAAGGACATGGAGGTTTATGGAATACGGAGAGGATTTGACGGCCTGGTCAACGCAGAGATTGATCGGATGGACGTGAAATCGGTTGGAGAAATCCTTCATCGAGGCGGCACGATTTTGAATACGGCGCGGTCTGAAGCGTTTAAAACTGAGGAAGGGCTGAAAAAGGCAGCAAATGTACTGGAGATATTTGGAATTCAAGGGCTTGTGGTGATAGGAGGAGATGGATCCTTTCACGGGGCTATGGACTTAAGCGAACGGGGAATTTCTGTCATTGGGATACCTGGTACGATTGACAATGACATATCCTGTACGGATTTTACCATTGGATTTGATACTGCGGTCAATACCGTGCTGGATGCCATCAGCAAGATCCGGGATACGGTATCTTCCCATGAGAGAACGAATATCGTCGAAGTGATGGGCAGACATGTGGGGGACATTGCAATCTATACGGGGATTGCCGGCGGAGCGGAAGGGATCCTGATACCGGAAAAGCCGATGGATATCGATCAGCTGTGCAGACGGATCATTGAAGGCCGGCATCGCGGCAAGAACTCCAGCATCATTATTCTGGCCGAAGGAGTCGGCAAGGCTTTCGAAATGGAAAAGGTGATTGAGGAGAAAACCGGAATGGAGACCAGGGCAACGGTACTGGGCTACATTCAGAGAGGCGGCAGCCCGTCGGCGGCAGACATCATACTGGCCAGCCGGATGGGCCATTATGCAGTGGAGCTGCTGGAAAAGGATGTGGGCAATCGGGTGATCAGTACCCGGGGAAATCAGATCGTGGATGATGATATCAAAGACGCTTTGGCTATGACCAGGCCATTCAACAAGGAATTGTATGATCTCGCACAGATTCTTTCCATTTAA
- a CDS encoding DNA polymerase III subunit alpha, whose amino-acid sequence MSDFVHLHVHTEYSLLDGAGRIPELLDRCKELGMPGMAITDHGVMYGVVEFYQEAVARGLKPVIGCEVYVAPRSMKDKEAHTDGNYTHLVLLAENQTGYRNLMALSSLGFTEGFYYKPRIDYPTLARYSGGLIGLSACLAGEIPQLLKQRRYDDAVAAANRLNGIFGQGSFYLELQDHGLPAQREINEGLVRISREAGIPLVATNDVHYINREDADAHDVLLCIQTGKTIEDADRLRFETPEFYLKSPEEMELLFREYPEALKNTVRIMNRCHVGFEFGRLHLPKYDVPAGCTAEQYLRDLCYKGLKERYPEVTEEIRDRLEYELQTIIQMGYVDYFLIVWDFIKYARDNGIVVGPGRGSAAGSLVAYTLYITQIDPMKYGLLFERFLNPERVSMPDIDVDFCYERRQEVIDYVIRKYGEDHVAQIITFGTMAARAAIRDVGRALNMSYGEVDRIARMIPYEIGMTIDKAMERNQELKMLYGEDSSTRSLIDMSRKLEGLPRHASTHAAGVLITGQPVTDYVPLQKNDDCVTTQFPMGTLEQLGLLKMDFLGLRTLTVIRDTVGMIGRSNGEKLDIYSIPLDDASVYDMLSQGDTDGVFQLESAGMKQFMKELRPSTFEDIIAGISLYRPGPMDQIPRYIANKNHPESIEYTDESLEPALKVTYGCMVYQEQVMQIVRDLAGYSLGRSDLVRRAMAKKKADVMQKEREYFIHGILDEDGNVTVPGALRNGVPEGKANRIFDEMMEFAKYAFNKSHAAAYALVAYHTAWLKCHYPVPFLAALITSFMGNSGKVSGYIQYCRKKNIPVLPPDVNESYARFTVRDHSIRFGLAAVKNVGTSAIEAIIKVREGKGRFVSFLDFCRKTEDVGINKKMVESLIKCGAFDSLGAHRSQLLAVYEKILDSFAQDRRRNVSGQLSLFGGASSAAPAAYQLDILPDREEFPLKTLLSMEKEMTGVYISGHPLDEYKESLEGFQTTLDILGLQGEDEKETMAEGSLPATDLADGSPVTLGGILMDKKIKYTRNNSIMAFVTLEDLYGTIEVIVFPRVYSRFSSLLNTDQAVILKGKISLREEEDPKVICNEVEPLVSDRMSGKASGKRIGKRTGNASGDTFGKAFRSTSGKASGSTSGKTSGSTSGKTSGSTSGKTSVKEPGKKGHRLYLKISRDRSPDVQQDICSVLKKYRGSIPVYLYLEATDKLYQSSPDLWIRRDSVLLRELTGMLGERCVKMV is encoded by the coding sequence ATGTCTGACTTTGTGCATCTGCATGTGCATACCGAATACAGCCTGCTGGATGGGGCAGGCAGAATACCGGAGCTGCTGGACCGGTGCAAGGAGCTGGGAATGCCCGGAATGGCCATTACGGATCATGGTGTCATGTATGGCGTGGTGGAATTTTATCAGGAGGCAGTTGCCAGGGGGCTGAAGCCGGTCATCGGCTGTGAAGTCTATGTGGCGCCCCGCAGCATGAAGGACAAGGAGGCGCATACGGACGGCAATTATACCCATCTTGTCCTTCTTGCAGAGAATCAAACCGGTTATCGGAATCTGATGGCTCTGTCTTCCCTTGGGTTTACAGAAGGATTTTATTACAAACCACGGATTGATTACCCAACCCTTGCCAGGTATTCAGGGGGCCTGATTGGGCTCAGCGCATGTCTTGCAGGAGAGATTCCCCAATTGCTGAAACAAAGGCGCTATGATGATGCAGTGGCTGCCGCCAACCGCCTGAACGGGATTTTTGGACAGGGATCCTTTTATCTGGAACTGCAGGACCACGGATTGCCTGCCCAGAGAGAGATCAATGAAGGGCTGGTTCGGATCAGCAGGGAAGCCGGCATTCCGCTGGTCGCGACCAATGACGTGCACTATATCAACCGGGAGGATGCCGATGCCCATGATGTCCTGCTCTGCATCCAAACCGGAAAGACCATAGAGGATGCCGACCGGCTCCGCTTTGAAACTCCGGAGTTCTACCTGAAATCCCCGGAGGAAATGGAACTTTTGTTTCGGGAGTATCCGGAAGCTCTGAAAAATACCGTGAGGATCATGAACCGGTGTCATGTCGGGTTTGAATTCGGCAGGCTCCACCTCCCGAAGTATGATGTTCCGGCTGGCTGTACCGCAGAGCAGTATCTCAGGGACCTCTGCTACAAAGGGTTGAAGGAACGATATCCGGAAGTGACGGAAGAAATCCGGGATCGCCTGGAGTATGAGCTCCAAACCATCATTCAAATGGGATATGTGGACTATTTCCTCATTGTATGGGACTTTATCAAATATGCCAGGGACAACGGGATTGTTGTCGGACCGGGTAGAGGCAGTGCCGCCGGGAGTCTGGTGGCCTATACCCTGTATATCACGCAGATCGATCCGATGAAGTACGGCCTGCTGTTTGAGCGCTTCCTGAATCCGGAGCGTGTCAGCATGCCGGATATTGATGTGGATTTCTGCTATGAAAGACGGCAGGAAGTCATTGATTATGTCATTCGGAAATATGGGGAGGATCATGTGGCCCAGATCATTACCTTTGGCACCATGGCAGCCAGAGCTGCCATCCGGGATGTGGGACGGGCTCTGAACATGTCCTATGGCGAAGTGGATCGGATTGCCAGGATGATTCCCTATGAAATCGGAATGACCATTGACAAGGCAATGGAAAGGAATCAGGAGCTGAAAATGCTCTACGGGGAGGATTCCTCCACCCGGTCCCTGATTGATATGTCCCGGAAGCTGGAAGGACTGCCGAGACATGCATCCACTCATGCGGCCGGTGTTCTGATCACCGGGCAGCCGGTGACGGATTATGTTCCGCTGCAGAAAAACGATGATTGTGTTACCACCCAGTTTCCCATGGGAACGCTGGAACAGCTGGGACTGCTGAAAATGGATTTTCTCGGTCTGCGCACCCTGACGGTGATCCGGGATACGGTCGGGATGATTGGGCGGAGCAACGGGGAAAAGCTTGATATCTATTCCATTCCGCTGGATGATGCATCGGTTTATGATATGCTCAGCCAGGGGGATACGGATGGTGTGTTTCAGCTGGAAAGCGCCGGCATGAAGCAGTTCATGAAGGAGCTCAGGCCATCCACCTTCGAGGATATCATAGCCGGGATTTCCCTTTACCGGCCGGGACCCATGGACCAGATCCCAAGGTATATTGCAAACAAAAACCATCCGGAGTCCATAGAGTATACGGATGAAAGCCTGGAACCCGCACTGAAGGTGACATATGGATGCATGGTCTATCAGGAGCAGGTCATGCAGATTGTGAGGGATCTGGCGGGATATTCGCTGGGAAGATCCGATCTGGTGCGCCGGGCCATGGCGAAGAAAAAGGCCGATGTCATGCAGAAGGAAAGGGAGTACTTCATTCATGGTATCCTGGATGAAGACGGGAATGTGACCGTACCGGGAGCGCTGCGCAACGGCGTTCCGGAGGGAAAGGCCAACCGGATCTTTGATGAGATGATGGAATTTGCCAAATATGCCTTCAACAAGTCCCATGCTGCGGCATATGCCCTGGTTGCCTACCATACGGCGTGGCTCAAATGCCATTATCCGGTTCCCTTCCTGGCAGCCCTGATCACCAGTTTTATGGGGAACAGCGGGAAAGTTTCCGGCTATATTCAATACTGCAGGAAGAAGAACATCCCGGTGCTTCCGCCGGACGTGAACGAAAGCTATGCCAGATTTACGGTTCGCGATCATTCCATCCGTTTTGGCCTGGCTGCCGTGAAAAATGTGGGAACGTCGGCGATTGAAGCGATTATCAAAGTTCGGGAGGGAAAGGGCCGGTTTGTCAGCTTCCTGGATTTCTGCCGGAAGACGGAGGACGTGGGGATCAATAAAAAGATGGTGGAAAGCCTGATCAAATGCGGCGCGTTCGATTCCCTGGGGGCCCATCGTTCTCAGCTTCTTGCGGTTTATGAAAAGATTCTGGACAGCTTCGCCCAGGACAGAAGGCGAAATGTTTCCGGACAGCTGTCCCTGTTTGGCGGCGCTTCATCTGCTGCACCTGCCGCATACCAGCTGGATATTTTGCCGGATCGGGAGGAATTTCCACTCAAAACCTTACTTTCCATGGAAAAGGAAATGACAGGTGTCTATATCAGCGGGCATCCTCTGGATGAGTACAAGGAATCCCTGGAAGGCTTTCAGACCACTCTGGATATTCTTGGCCTGCAGGGTGAGGATGAGAAGGAAACGATGGCGGAAGGAAGCCTGCCGGCTACGGATCTGGCAGACGGATCCCCGGTTACACTGGGTGGTATTCTTATGGATAAGAAGATCAAATATACCAGGAATAACAGCATCATGGCATTTGTTACCCTGGAAGACCTGTATGGCACTATTGAAGTCATTGTGTTTCCCAGAGTGTATTCCAGGTTTTCTTCCTTATTGAATACCGATCAGGCTGTGATTTTGAAGGGTAAAATCAGCCTTCGGGAAGAGGAGGATCCCAAAGTCATCTGCAATGAGGTGGAGCCCCTGGTGTCCGACAGGATGTCCGGAAAAGCATCCGGGAAAAGGATCGGAAAACGGACCGGAAATGCATCAGGAGATACTTTCGGCAAGGCGTTCAGGAGCACCTCCGGCAAGGCGTCTGGAAGCACCTCCGGCAAGACGTCCGGGAGCACCTCCGGCAAGACGTCCGGGAGCACCTCCGGCAAAACATCTGTAAAGGAGCCCGGGAAAAAGGGACACAGGCTGTACCTGAAGATATCCAGGGACCGCAGTCCGGATGTTCAGCAGGATATCTGCAGCGTGTTGAAGAAGTACAGAGGAAGTATTCCGGTGTATTTATATCTGGAGGCGACGGACAAGCTGTATCAGTCCAGCCCGGATTTATGGATCCGGCGGGATTCTGTCCTGCTCCGGGAATTGACCGGAATGCTTGGGGAACGGTGTGTTAAAATGGTATAA
- a CDS encoding DRTGG domain-containing protein, which translates to MTTKHDQIIQYIMDLEIGSAISVRKVARKLGVSEGTAYRAIKDAEGRDYVKTFPRAGTIRVERAEKRNIERLTFAEVAAMVDGTILGGFHGLSRTLARFVIGAMTPDAMVKYLSSGSLLIVGNREEAFRLALEHDCAVLITGGFRCGDEIRDLADRKGLPVISSTYDTFTVASMINRAISERMIKKEILLVEDIMISKPLYLHGKDPIGNWRKLQKKSGHSRFPVVNESAHVVGVLTSKDIPEVPDGLVQDYMSCHPITVTRQTTVAYAAHIMIWEGIELLPVTEDGRLIGVISQLDVIRAMQYMKNQPQVGETLEDSILANFNSKRLNRKTRFSGRVTPILLSHMGTASWNAMTMLMSTVGTLTLKSFRKSDIAVDTFTVYFIRPVQMEDMLDIDVEPVEEGRSWNKAEINVYHEKALIARGMLAVKEMKK; encoded by the coding sequence ATGACGACAAAACATGATCAGATCATTCAATATATCATGGATCTGGAAATAGGGTCTGCCATTTCCGTCCGAAAGGTTGCGCGGAAGCTGGGAGTCAGCGAAGGTACGGCATATCGTGCTATAAAGGATGCGGAAGGCAGAGATTATGTCAAAACCTTCCCCCGGGCAGGTACCATCCGTGTGGAGAGAGCGGAAAAGCGCAATATTGAACGGCTGACATTTGCAGAGGTAGCTGCCATGGTGGACGGAACGATTCTCGGAGGCTTTCATGGATTGAGCAGGACGCTGGCCAGATTTGTCATCGGCGCCATGACCCCGGATGCCATGGTGAAATATCTTTCCTCCGGCAGTCTGCTGATTGTGGGCAACCGGGAGGAAGCGTTCCGTCTTGCCCTGGAGCATGACTGCGCCGTTCTGATTACCGGTGGATTCCGCTGCGGGGATGAGATACGTGATCTGGCGGACCGCAAAGGTCTGCCTGTCATATCTTCCACTTATGATACCTTTACGGTGGCTTCCATGATCAACAGGGCCATCTCCGAGCGTATGATCAAAAAGGAAATTCTGCTGGTCGAGGATATCATGATTTCAAAACCGCTGTATCTTCATGGAAAGGATCCCATCGGTAACTGGAGAAAGCTGCAGAAGAAATCCGGACACAGCCGTTTTCCGGTTGTAAACGAATCCGCTCATGTGGTGGGCGTTCTTACCTCAAAGGATATTCCGGAGGTGCCGGATGGACTGGTTCAGGACTATATGTCCTGCCATCCCATTACGGTAACCAGGCAGACGACGGTTGCCTACGCCGCCCATATCATGATCTGGGAGGGCATTGAACTGCTGCCGGTGACGGAAGACGGCAGGCTGATCGGGGTTATCAGTCAGTTGGATGTGATCCGGGCCATGCAATATATGAAGAACCAGCCCCAGGTGGGAGAGACCCTGGAGGATTCCATCCTTGCCAATTTCAACAGCAAGCGTCTGAACAGGAAGACGCGTTTCTCCGGCAGGGTTACGCCCATTCTGCTCAGTCATATGGGAACGGCCAGCTGGAACGCGATGACCATGTTGATGTCCACGGTGGGAACCCTGACGCTGAAGAGTTTCCGGAAGTCCGATATTGCTGTGGATACCTTTACGGTCTATTTTATCCGTCCGGTCCAGATGGAAGATATGCTGGACATCGATGTGGAGCCGGTGGAAGAGGGGAGAAGCTGGAACAAGGCGGAAATCAACGTATATCATGAGAAGGCACTGATTGCCAGGGGAATGCTTGCCGTCAAGGAAATGAAGAAATGA
- a CDS encoding AI-2E family transporter, whose protein sequence is MRPTRKQAGICLAILISAAVIWFITAKWDKFAGLFRLLITGVIAAYLFTPLCNILERKVSRVWAIAGIVLTLAALLIVIALFFLPRMANEVMELVERFPALMASVRDALNNIQESMERMGIPDGVQSSLNEYLLTFQKKAMHYIAGFLDRSIVGVSSLPSLFMGFVAGLYFLKDREYFAGKLTHLIPVHSRRTVMMVASQINHILHCFIRGEASTAVVVGILATIAYLIIGLPYAFFLGFLAALFEVIPYFGPWIGAAPAVVLAFLAGPDKCLWTIFAAVLIQQLENILISPRIMGSVVNLHPVAVILSLWVGGQFFGIAGMFFAVPVVLILRVILKYIYLGIVAPQ, encoded by the coding sequence ATGAGACCAACCAGAAAGCAGGCAGGCATATGTCTGGCCATTCTGATTTCAGCTGCAGTAATATGGTTCATAACCGCAAAATGGGATAAGTTCGCCGGCCTTTTCCGGTTATTGATCACCGGAGTCATTGCAGCATATCTTTTTACCCCTCTGTGTAATATTCTGGAACGTAAGGTATCCAGGGTATGGGCAATTGCAGGCATTGTGCTGACTCTGGCAGCACTTCTGATTGTGATTGCCCTGTTTTTCCTGCCCAGGATGGCAAATGAAGTCATGGAGCTTGTGGAACGGTTTCCGGCACTGATGGCGTCGGTTCGGGATGCTTTGAACAACATTCAGGAGAGCATGGAAAGAATGGGCATTCCGGACGGAGTACAGAGCTCCCTGAACGAATATCTGCTCACCTTTCAGAAAAAGGCAATGCACTATATTGCAGGCTTTCTGGATCGTTCCATCGTCGGGGTATCGTCTCTGCCCTCCCTCTTCATGGGATTTGTCGCCGGGCTCTATTTCCTGAAGGACCGGGAATACTTTGCCGGAAAGCTGACCCATCTCATTCCGGTTCATTCCAGGAGAACGGTAATGATGGTGGCATCGCAGATCAATCATATCCTGCACTGTTTTATCCGCGGGGAAGCGTCCACTGCCGTAGTGGTCGGCATTCTGGCAACCATAGCCTATCTGATCATAGGACTTCCCTATGCTTTTTTCCTCGGATTCCTGGCAGCGTTGTTTGAAGTCATCCCCTATTTCGGCCCATGGATAGGAGCCGCTCCGGCCGTTGTCCTGGCCTTTCTCGCAGGACCGGACAAATGTCTCTGGACGATTTTTGCTGCCGTCCTGATTCAACAGCTGGAAAACATTCTGATCTCCCCCAGAATCATGGGCAGCGTGGTAAACCTGCATCCTGTGGCTGTTATTTTGTCCCTGTGGGTGGGAGGACAGTTTTTCGGCATTGCCGGAATGTTTTTTGCTGTACCGGTTGTCCTGATTCTCCGGGTCATCCTCAAGTATATCTATCTGGGTATTGTTGCACCTCAATAG
- a CDS encoding YtxH domain-containing protein, whose product MKNHNMKSFVAGSLIGIVTGRLFMPPADSKTRRKILNKGLDMADDISRKVSDLKRK is encoded by the coding sequence ATGAAAAATCACAATATGAAAAGCTTTGTGGCAGGCAGTTTGATTGGTATCGTGACAGGCAGGCTCTTTATGCCTCCGGCTGATTCGAAGACCAGAAGAAAGATTCTGAACAAGGGATTGGACATGGCAGATGATATTTCCCGGAAGGTATCCGATTTGAAACGGAAATGA
- a CDS encoding PRC-barrel domain-containing protein has translation MEKKRSSTMIKRQSIIGMPVIEGRTGKRLGMVRDVYTSGQNARLEGFYVTNGGWGKKFIGIPFMDATIGYDMILTEGEFPGNNRFPEDSGGLKDFLNKEVLREDGKQLGQISDILLDPLTGKVEALELSESIFGDLVSGRRILPWQPFEHPEGDMLVITLEQADSILPCDKGIKNIFFNKL, from the coding sequence ATGGAAAAGAAACGAAGCAGCACCATGATCAAGCGCCAATCCATCATTGGCATGCCGGTGATAGAAGGCAGAACGGGCAAAAGGCTGGGAATGGTCCGGGATGTGTATACAAGCGGGCAAAACGCCAGGCTGGAAGGGTTTTATGTAACGAATGGGGGGTGGGGCAAAAAGTTTATCGGAATTCCTTTTATGGATGCCACCATCGGATACGACATGATCCTCACGGAAGGGGAGTTTCCGGGAAACAACAGATTTCCGGAAGACAGTGGTGGATTGAAAGATTTTTTGAACAAAGAGGTTCTGCGGGAGGACGGAAAGCAACTGGGTCAAATCAGCGACATTCTGCTGGATCCGCTGACCGGGAAAGTTGAAGCCCTGGAATTGTCGGAAAGCATCTTCGGGGATCTGGTATCCGGAAGACGGATTCTGCCCTGGCAGCCCTTTGAGCATCCGGAAGGCGATATGCTTGTGATTACTTTGGAACAGGCAGACAGCATACTTCCCTGTGACAAGGGAATAAAAAACATTTTTTTCAACAAACTATAG
- the nifS gene encoding cysteine desulfurase NifS: protein MDDRVYLDHASTTFTRPEVLEEMLPYFTKIYGNPSSVHSFGREAKKGLDLARERTARALNADFGEIYFTAGGSESDNWALRGAALANRKKGNHIITTSVEHHAVLRTCEDLQRNGFDVTYLPVDREGLVTPEQVRDAITERTILISVMTANNEIGTIQPIREIGAIAREKGILFHTDAVQAIGSVPIDVKGMKIDMLSLSAHKFYGPKGVGALYIRKGAKVRQLISGGPQERDHRAGTENLPGIVGLGKAMETATRDIPGHNARLSAMRDRMIQQILTTVDYTRLNGHPTKRLPGNVNIGFGFTEGESLLLRLDQKGIAASSGSACSSGSLNPSHVLLAIGLPEEIARGSLRLTLGDENTEEEMDYVLDVLPRIVQSLRETSPLFLQERKGAKHI from the coding sequence ATGGATGACAGAGTTTATTTGGATCACGCATCCACTACTTTTACCAGGCCGGAGGTCCTGGAGGAGATGCTTCCTTATTTCACAAAAATATATGGCAATCCTTCCAGCGTTCACAGTTTTGGCCGGGAGGCCAAAAAAGGTCTGGATCTTGCAAGGGAACGGACAGCCAGGGCCCTGAATGCCGATTTCGGCGAAATCTACTTTACAGCCGGCGGCAGCGAATCGGACAACTGGGCACTTCGGGGAGCTGCACTGGCCAATCGAAAAAAAGGCAATCACATCATCACAACTTCCGTGGAACACCATGCTGTTCTGCGTACCTGTGAAGATCTGCAGCGGAACGGCTTTGACGTCACTTATCTTCCAGTGGACAGGGAAGGGCTGGTCACTCCGGAGCAGGTTCGGGATGCCATTACCGAGCGGACGATTCTCATCAGCGTGATGACGGCAAACAATGAGATCGGAACGATCCAGCCAATCCGGGAGATCGGAGCGATTGCCAGGGAAAAAGGGATTCTCTTTCATACCGATGCGGTGCAGGCAATCGGCAGCGTTCCCATTGATGTAAAGGGCATGAAGATTGATATGCTTTCCCTGTCCGCACATAAATTCTATGGACCAAAGGGAGTGGGAGCCCTTTATATCCGAAAGGGCGCAAAGGTCCGGCAGCTCATCAGCGGAGGCCCGCAGGAAAGGGACCACAGGGCAGGTACGGAAAACCTTCCGGGTATTGTTGGTCTGGGAAAGGCAATGGAAACAGCCACTCGGGATATTCCGGGGCATAATGCCCGATTGTCTGCCATGAGGGACCGAATGATACAGCAAATCCTGACTACTGTGGATTATACCCGCCTGAACGGGCATCCGACCAAAAGACTCCCCGGCAATGTCAATATCGGATTCGGATTTACAGAAGGGGAATCCCTTCTGCTTCGTCTGGACCAAAAAGGCATTGCGGCATCCAGCGGTTCCGCCTGTTCCAGCGGTTCCCTGAACCCTTCCCATGTACTTCTGGCGATTGGACTGCCTGAGGAAATTGCCAGGGGCTCCCTTCGTTTGACGCTGGGAGACGAGAATACGGAGGAAGAAATGGATTATGTACTGGATGTACTTCCCCGGATTGTACAGAGTCTCAGGGAAACCTCCCCTCTTTTCCTTCAGGAAAGAAAAGGTGCGAAGCACATATAA
- a CDS encoding replication-associated recombination protein A, which produces MEQRMPLAARMRPVTLEEFVGQQQIIGKNKLLYRAIKGDRLSSVIFYGPPGTGKTTLAKIISQETKYKFIQLNAVTAGVREIREAASEAGNALLNPKGKIILFFDEIHRLNKGQQDVLLPYVEDGSIILIGATTENPYFEVNKALLSRSTIFRFEPLRDADIRVLMERTLKDKEKGLGNTSVKIDSDAMDHIAMLSDGDARVALNALELAVLTTEPDPDGVISIDLKTAGECIQQKTLKYDKNGDNHYDIISAFIKSMRNYMEPDAVLYWLARMIASGEKPEFIARRIIICAAEDVGLASPAALQVAVAASQAVERIGWPESRIVLAEAALMVACSPKSNSCCVGIDRALKDVRNQRSGQVPVNLRDSHYRGARELGHGAGYKYSHDYPMGRAIQQYMPEEFQGKKYYFPREAGNEARIRQRLDQILGDLEERDKARGK; this is translated from the coding sequence ATGGAACAACGAATGCCGCTGGCTGCCAGAATGCGGCCGGTTACTCTGGAGGAATTTGTCGGGCAGCAGCAAATTATCGGCAAAAACAAGCTGCTGTATCGTGCCATTAAGGGCGACCGCCTGTCTTCTGTGATTTTTTACGGCCCTCCCGGTACCGGAAAAACCACACTGGCTAAAATTATCTCTCAGGAAACAAAATATAAATTCATACAGCTCAATGCGGTTACGGCGGGAGTAAGGGAAATACGGGAAGCAGCATCGGAGGCAGGAAATGCCCTGCTGAACCCAAAGGGGAAAATCATTCTGTTCTTTGATGAAATTCACCGGCTGAACAAGGGACAGCAGGATGTATTGCTGCCCTATGTGGAGGACGGCAGCATCATATTGATTGGAGCAACAACGGAGAATCCATACTTTGAAGTAAACAAAGCCCTGTTGTCCCGTTCCACCATTTTCCGGTTTGAACCGCTTCGCGATGCCGACATCAGGGTGTTGATGGAGAGGACTTTGAAGGACAAGGAAAAAGGCCTGGGAAATACTTCTGTAAAAATCGATTCCGATGCCATGGATCATATTGCCATGTTGAGTGACGGCGATGCCAGAGTGGCATTGAACGCTTTGGAACTGGCCGTTTTAACCACGGAGCCGGACCCGGACGGAGTGATTTCTATTGATTTGAAGACGGCCGGGGAATGCATACAGCAAAAGACTTTGAAGTATGATAAGAACGGGGACAACCATTATGACATCATCAGTGCATTTATCAAAAGCATGCGAAACTATATGGAACCGGATGCGGTGCTGTATTGGCTTGCGCGTATGATCGCATCCGGAGAAAAGCCGGAGTTCATTGCGAGAAGAATCATCATCTGTGCGGCAGAGGATGTGGGCCTGGCCAGTCCCGCTGCCCTTCAGGTGGCAGTGGCGGCATCCCAGGCAGTGGAGCGGATCGGATGGCCGGAAAGCAGGATTGTCCTGGCGGAAGCGGCATTGATGGTTGCCTGCTCTCCCAAGTCCAATTCCTGCTGCGTCGGGATTGACAGGGCACTGAAGGATGTCCGGAATCAAAGGTCCGGGCAGGTTCCTGTCAATCTGCGGGATTCCCATTACAGGGGAGCAAGGGAACTTGGCCATGGGGCAGGATATAAATATTCCCATGATTATCCCATGGGCCGGGCCATACAGCAATATATGCCGGAGGAATTCCAGGGGAAAAAATACTATTTTCCCAGGGAGGCCGGCAATGAAGCCAGGATCCGGCAGCGCCTGGATCAAATTCTCGGCGATCTGGAAGAAAGGGACAAGGCCCGGGGAAAATAG